Proteins encoded within one genomic window of Triticum aestivum cultivar Chinese Spring chromosome 2D, IWGSC CS RefSeq v2.1, whole genome shotgun sequence:
- the LOC123051873 gene encoding zinc finger CCCH domain-containing protein 25, whose product MNPLTQVKRTQVINQKEAALGLSEDASWHAKFRGSAYVFVGGVPFDLTEGDLLAVFAQYGEVVDVNLVRDKATGKSKGFAFVAYEDQRSTVLSVDNLNGAKVLGRIIRVDHVEKYKKKEEEDEEELQKKREERGVCYAFQKGECNRGDACKYSHDEQRNANTGWGSKEDDPKWEHDRHRGPQNKGESCGVCYAFQKGECSRGDTCRFSHDEQVAVQGRGVCYAFQKGECSRGASCKFSHDEQRNANTDRGSREDSNARRQHDHDPPKSHKIFPDRTKEEARSGDRDGQSSRSELYRDRDSRTRYGDRDTKDRDRNMHEKSPERSRGDRQRGDDRGREDRSDTKDRDRNGHEKSPERSRGDRQRGDDRGREDRSDIKDRDRNGYEKSPERPRGDRQRGDDRRREDRSESKRSRHDRDSGVRYERRGDEDEERYRKLQR is encoded by the exons ATGAATCCCCTGACGCAGGTGAAGCGGACGCAGGTGATAAACCAGAAGGAGGCGGCGCTGGGCCTCAGCGAGGACGCATCCTGGCACGCCAAGTTCAGGGGCTCCGCCTACGTCTTCGTCGGCGGCGTCCCCTTCGACCTCACCGAGGgcgacctcctcgccgtcttcgcgCA GTACGGCGAGGTGGTCGACGTGAACCTCGTGCGCGACAAGGCCACCGGCAAGTCCAAGGGCTTCGCATTCGTCGCCTATGAGGACCAGAGGAGCACGGTTCTTTCCGTCG ATAACTTGAATGGGGCTAAGGTTCTTGGGAGGATCATCAGGGTTGACCATGTGGAGAAGtacaagaagaaggaggaggaggacgaggaggagctgcAGAAGAAGAGGGAGGAGCGTGGCGTGTGCTAtgctttccagaaaggcgagtgcAACCGCGGCGATGCGTGCAAATATTCCCATGATGAACAG AGAAATGCAAACACTGGTTGGGGTTCTAAGGAGGATGACCCAAAATGGGAGCATGACAGACACCGTGGTCCACAAAATAAGGGGGAATCCTGTGGTGTCTGCTATGCTTTCCAGAAAGGCGAATGCAGTCGGGGAGATACCTGCAGGTTTTCGCATGATGAGCAGGTAGCTGTCCAGGGACGTGGCGTCTGCTATGCTTTCCAGAAAGGTGAGTGCAGTCGTGGAGCTTCCTGCAAATTTTCACATGATGAGCAG AGAAATGCAAACACTGATCGAGGTTCTAGGGAGGACAGCAATGCAAGGCGGCAGCATGACCATGATCCACCAAAGAGCCACAAAATTTTCCCTGACAGGACTAAAGAAGAGGCGAGATCAGGGGATAGGGATGGTCAATCCTCAAGATCAGAGTTGTACAGGGACCGAGATTCTAGGACAAGATATGGCGATAGAGACACAAAAGATAGGGACAGGAACATGCACGAGAAATCCCCTGAGAGATCCAGAGGCGACAGGCAGAGAGGCGATGACAGGGGAAGAGAAGATAGATCAGACACAAAAGATAGGGACAGGAACGGGCACGAGAAATCCCCTGAGAGATCAAGAGGCGACAGGCAGAGAGGTGATGACAGGGGAAGAGAAGATAGATCAGACATAAAAGATAGAGACAGGAACGGGTATGAGAAATCCCCCGAGAGACCAAGAGGCGATAGGCAGAGGGGCGATGACAGGCGAAGAGAAGATAGATCAGAGAGCAAGCGGTCTAGGCACGACAGAGATTCTGGTGTCCGTTACGAGAGAAGAGGCGACGAAGATGAAGAACGGTAcaggaaattgcagagataa